Proteins from a genomic interval of Rubinisphaera italica:
- a CDS encoding recombinase family protein has product MLIDRFDRNKKYRVVIYVRMSTKMQNERSPDQQIERIKELIHRLQLPWEVVAIYRGDGISGRSSRKRLDFQQMLKDLKSGKVQAELILVDSFERFSRADNNHEIRSKLARQGIKILTADSNFENPDSVPGKALSFVESFRATEEGRIKAHNVLRGKHDAVRLGHWPGGSAPFGYRLKNIMTLRKGVEEIDYRTIEPIPEHKGIILKIFESAAHENLGASRICRKLNKDPEIPEDLKPFSISSIDSFLQNELYYGEMIWGKYCYGIVDDVRVRQPVPEQDWVRNENFCEPIVDKALWDLAAKNRAARRLKNNDSNDQSKNGCRPNMPHARGIALKYPLSGLVICSSCGRSMVATSGAKYKTISGEIRNYVSYRCPARFADECDNHFSIPEEWLRETVFDLIRQQLFSISQ; this is encoded by the coding sequence ATGTTAATTGATCGATTTGATCGCAACAAAAAGTACCGCGTCGTGATTTATGTGCGGATGTCCACAAAGATGCAGAATGAACGATCTCCTGATCAGCAGATTGAGAGGATCAAGGAACTCATACACCGATTACAACTTCCCTGGGAAGTGGTTGCAATTTATCGGGGTGATGGAATTTCTGGTCGTAGTAGCCGCAAGCGACTTGACTTTCAGCAAATGCTGAAAGATCTCAAATCCGGCAAAGTCCAAGCAGAATTAATCCTCGTTGACTCTTTTGAACGTTTTTCACGTGCGGACAATAATCACGAAATTCGCTCAAAGCTGGCTCGGCAGGGCATTAAAATTCTAACTGCGGACAGCAACTTCGAGAACCCAGACAGTGTGCCTGGAAAAGCACTGAGTTTTGTCGAGTCGTTCCGGGCAACTGAAGAAGGACGAATCAAAGCACATAACGTCCTGAGAGGGAAGCATGATGCTGTTAGGCTTGGGCATTGGCCAGGGGGATCGGCTCCGTTTGGATATCGATTGAAAAACATCATGACTCTCCGCAAGGGAGTGGAGGAGATCGACTATCGGACTATTGAACCGATCCCTGAGCATAAAGGAATTATTCTGAAAATATTTGAGTCTGCGGCTCATGAAAATCTGGGGGCCTCCAGGATCTGCAGGAAACTCAATAAAGATCCTGAGATCCCAGAAGACCTCAAACCCTTTTCGATCAGTTCCATCGACAGTTTTCTGCAAAATGAACTGTATTATGGAGAAATGATCTGGGGTAAATATTGCTATGGAATCGTCGATGATGTTCGGGTACGACAACCAGTTCCGGAGCAAGATTGGGTCCGAAATGAAAACTTCTGCGAGCCGATTGTCGACAAAGCCCTTTGGGATTTGGCCGCTAAGAATCGGGCCGCTCGTCGGTTGAAAAACAATGATTCCAACGATCAATCAAAGAACGGATGTAGACCCAATATGCCACATGCAAGAGGAATTGCACTCAAATATCCTCTCTCTGGATTAGTGATCTGTTCCTCCTGTGGCCGATCAATGGTCGCCACTTCAGGTGCAAAATACAAAACAATCTCAGGTGAAATACGTAATTATGTGTCTTACCGCTGTCCGGCACGGTTTGCTGACGAGTGTGACAATCACTTCTCAATACCCGAGGAGTGGCTCAGAGAGACCGTTTTTGATCTCATCCGACAGCAACT